TTTGGTTTTCACAATcaataattattcttttttcaatctttattaacataaatatttttttctttaattctaCTTCTGACTTTGAGACCACTGTTCTGGAAAAAATGTGGAATTACAAGAGtaatttgagtattttataaataaagtacaagtataaaaaaattgggTGACCATGTGCGAGTGAATTGAACGGGTCAAAGGTTGATCATGGTCCATATATCAAATGGATCAATTATTATTTGAccaaattataactcaaatgtATATTATAGGTTCCAACGAAACTCTGCCATAAACTAATATTCATTTTACGATTGTCTCATATgagattttaattaaattactttaaaaGGTTGATATTTAGTTGAGACTTTGTAGAAAATTAAGAATggattttaacttttaaaacttCTTTCTTAGAATTTTTGGCAACCATAAATAGTCTACATTTAAAAGTAACATcacaaaaaatatgattttcttttttctatatttttatcatCGTTTATgatgttatttttcaaatgattgttggatcaaattttaaaattgattcagTTGGTATGGTTTTCGAAAGAGTTATTAAACGATGCTCCTCTattccaaatatatatatatatatatatatagattaagtaatgtaataaataaatatgtataacaattatataaaattgtccTCATTTACTATTGGATATTATCAATCGTTGTAAATAGTATATAGCTAGTTATTAAGATATAATGACTTCAAAGTTGAAACTGATCCTCTTGAATggcaaatttatttataaatgtatagtaaaataaaagttaatagaTAGAGTCACTTGCTATTAATTTGGTggtaataaaattagaaaaatggTATTGAAAAAGTAAAGTATTTAGTATGTAAAGTTTTTTAGGGTAGAGAATTTAGTGgctaaaagaataaaaaagaaagagaattgCATAGTGGATATAGCTATAAATAGAAGGTataaagttattaaaaaaagaaaaggggTTGTAGAGCAATATATTGCATGGTTGGATGTGGAAGACAGCAGAAGCACACAATGAAGAATGGAAAATCTGTAGAGTGAGAGTGAACCTAACATATCATATATATGATATCACTATGCATGTTCTTTAATGGGATTGTAGGGACATCCAACTAATTCATTGGCCATGTGCTTCAACCACTCTTTGCCTTCAACACGCCTTCCCTATCCCTATAAATACCCTTCAACTTCACTTCACTATATACCAAGCTTCAAAGTATTGCATTCCCATGGCTGCTATATTCAAACTTCCTATTCTTGTTTTGTTACTATTATTGTCTTTAGGTATATGTTCAGCTAGAAGGGCTTTGCTCACTTTTGATGCTGGAGTTGGATATGGTTTAGGCCATGGCATTGGTGGAGGTGGTGGATCAGGTtcaggtggtggtggtggataTGGTGGTGGGGGAGAACATGGAGTTGTTGGATATGGAGGTGGAGGTGGGAATGGTGGTGGTGGAGGTTATGGTATTGGTGGAGAACAAGGTGTTGGTTATGGTGGAGGTGCAGGAGGTGGAGCTGGGGGAGGTTATGGAGCTGCTGGTGGTGCAGAACATGGCATAGGATACGGAGGAGGTGGTGGaagtggtggtggtggtggtggtggtggtggaggtgGTAGTGGTGCAGGAGGAGCTCAAGGAGGTGGATATGGCACTGGAGGAGGAGCTGGTGGTGGTAGTGGTGCAGGAGGAGATCATGGAGGCGGTTATGGTGGTGGTCAAGGAGGTGGAGCTGGCAGTGGTAGTGGTGCAGGAGGAGAGCATGGAGGTGGTTATGGTGGTGGTCAAGGAGGTGGAGCAGGTGGAGGCAGTGGTGCAGGAGGAGAGCATGGTGGTGGTTATGGTGGGGGTGAAGGAGGTGGAGCTGGAGCTGGTGGAGGCTATGGTGCCGGGGGAGAACATGGTGGTGGTTATGGTGGGGGTGAAGGAGGTGGAGCTGGAGCTGGTGGAGGCTATGGTGCTGGGGGAGAACATGGTGGTGGTTATGGTGGTGGTCAAGGAGGTGGAGCTGGCAGTGGTAGTGGTGCAGGAGGAGAGCATGGAGGTGGTTATGGTGGTGGTCAAGGAGGTGGAGCAGGTGGAGGCAGTGGTGCAGGAGGAGAGCATGGTGGTGGTTATGGTGGGGGTGAAGGAGGTGGAGCTGGAGCTGGTGGAGGCTATGGTGCTGGGGGAGAACATGGTGGTGGTTATGGTGGGGGTGAAGGAGGTGGAGCTGGAGCTGGTGGAGGCTATGGTGCCGGGGGAGAACATGGTGGTGGTTATGGTGGTGGTCAAGGAGGTGGAGCTGGAGGAGGATATGCTGGTGGAGGAGAGCATGGTGCTAGTGgctatggaggtggtgaagGAGGTGGAGCTGGAGGAGGCTATGGTGGTGGTGGAGAGCATGGTGCAGGTTATGGGGGTGGTGAAGGTGGTGGTGCCGGAGGAGGCTATGGAGCTGGTGGAGAGCATGGCATCGGTTATGGAGGAGGTAGTGGAGGTGGAGGTGGAGCAGGCTACGGTAGTGGAGGAGCGCATGGAGCTGGAGGAGGTGCTGGTGGAGGAGCAGGAGGTGGAGCATACGGTGGGGGTGGAGGTGGTGGCATAGGGGGAGGAGGTGGATATGGAGAAGGTGGTGCCCACGGTGGTGGTTTTGGAGGAGGTGGTGGAAGTGGTGGTGGCCATGGTGGTTATGTTCCCTAAGAAGTACTATGTCACACATTATGGGAGTATCCCCTTTCATGCATCAATAATAAGTATATGGtattattaataacaaaatcatattcatatttatatttatattacagGAGCAAGATTATCAACTCCTGATTCATATGTAACAAAAATATTTCCACAATTATTAATTGCAATGTTGTGAAACTATTCTGAACTTTTGGACTTGCACTCTTCTATGAAAGAAGTTTTGTATTTATTAGAACATAAAATAAACACAGAGCTTTTATTAAAAGTTCCAAATAGATTGTTGTTTTTGTCACCTATGTCCTACTTAACAGCTTCCCTTGATTCCTCAGAAACTGACAACTGAGGCGTTGGAGCTGAAGACAATGAAAATTCTTTAGAAATGCTTTGGTCGTTTTGACTCATCCACTTGCTTTTGATCATATCAATTCTTCCCTCTTCATTCATCATTAGAATGTTGCATGgaatttttttagtataaaattcTTTGTTCTTTCTATGAGATCTGTTTTACATAGCATTAATTAATATCCTACCACACAACATGAAATAACTAACATGCATCATCTGACTTCAATTCAATCAATGAAATAGCCATTTAATAatgttaaaaatcaaattacatATCATTGAATACAATacaattaataatgtaatgAATGTATATATACCTATCAAATATCACCCATGTTGGAGAAAGAGTGACAATTTGCTCCACAACCAGCAGCCGCAAAGGATAACCCATTACAATTTTCTTCTGCGGCACAACCTGCAATGCAATAGTAATCAaggaagttttattttataatgtgaTGATTGCAAAGTGGTAAGTTTATTTAATACCCCATATTTTCTGCAAAGATCTATGACAGCTTGACGCTTTCGGCACTCATTTTTCTCTCTCACTAGAGGTGCATCTTCCATCTCCACTGTCCAAAAATCATTTCTTGTCTTCAAAAACACTACAAAGAGAAATTACATGGTTTCACTTTCGTGAACAGATACAGTATTAAGTATTACCACTCTTAGTTTAAGACTTTTTCTGTTTAGGGGAGGGAAGTTAATGCAAGTGTTACTTATTTTCGGAAAAACACAAGCCCTACAGTAAAAAGAGATAACGtcggaaaaaaattataaacaataacaATACAAGTCGACTTTATAATGATAAATTGAGTCTAAATCAAAGTCTATTAATTCGGATTACGTACCAATTTAATAGTGTTATGAGTAATAAGTTAATTCCAATATAATAACTTAAGTTAATTCCAATATAATAACTTTAGTACTTCTATTAAAAAGTAATCCTCATAGAATAGATATATTTGCTACGCCAATAATGGTTAATACgatgattaaattaattacacTCACGAGGAATGTTGAGCCATGGCATGACCCCAAGAAGAGTGACAGTGCAGTCTGCAGTGACAACATTATCAAGTGCCCATTGAAGAGGCTCTGTAGTGAACTCTGTCATTCCATCCATCACAACCACCACATGTTTGTCAGTGTTTACTACTGGGCTTATAAAGTCATGATCAGGGTGAGGAAGATAATTCTCAGGTGATTTCCTGTCCCATGCAAGAAAGCTCTGCATTGTATGGTAGGTAGGAATATAGAAACAAACAACTAGCTCAGAAATAATTCTAGCACAAATACTAGTAATAAGTGTAGTAGTATCAGCAAAAGAATGAACCGGGAAAGGGATTTTTTGTAGGCATATTAATTCCTTTTATAGATCACTTTCATTGCTCAGAAAGCCATGCAGACAAAGCACTCGACATGATCAAGGGCTGCTTAGTAATTGATGTCTTAAATGTTGCATTAATTAAAGAATGATTACTTAGTAATTCTTGTCCTCAGATATAATCAAGGTTCAATCTTGACAAGTATCTTGATGACAAGTTAATAGGGTATTTTATTAACTACAAACTCAAACACCAAACTCCATTAAAAAGAATCTACCACGGTGGGAAACAAGCAAAAATGATGCCTCGTAATCTACTACTGTATTAAAGAAATAACGAATATTAGGAAATCATGGATATGACAACAAATCGTTCTAGTATTATTTATCATCACCAATGCTATCATTTATAATTACATCCTTGTCCACAATTACTTTCCATGGTCACCTCATGCAGAGGGGAAACAAGGGTGTGTCGTGACTATACAATTTGGCTGGAGGTAATGACAACTTTTAGCAAAAATACCACAGCTACATGTATAGGTttttcaccaaaaaaaaaaatctagtacAAAGCTACATGCCTAAAGTCAAAGACTATTCACTGTGAAACTCTAGTTGCCACAGGGTAGCCGGTGACAGAAGAATGGCTTGATTTCTTGCGAGCACTAAGAGTGTTGCCTTTGTCAGACTGCaatgaatcaattttttttctcttgttcTCAGAGGAAGATTTGCTATGACAATCACCAACTAAGTCCATAAGTACACTTCTCCTTGAACCGGACATCTTCTTAAGATATGTGAGGGCGGCTTTTTTTTCAGAATTCCCCGTTAACTTATTTGATGATGATCTTTTACCGCTGCTCCCTTGATTCTCTATCTTCAAATGATCACGTGAGATCTGAAAAGTCTTACCTGACAAATCCAACACAAGGTTATTAGACAAAAGTAAATCATAGAATTAAATGAGAAAAAGACTATCAGTAAAAGTATATTCAATCACCTGGAGTGTCAAAAGGGGGGGAGTTGGGAGGTGTTAAAGGATTGAAGCAGTCATTCTCTCTATAATCAACAATTTCTGGACTGCGGTTGTTTTTATCAGGAGCACCATACTCGGTATATGAACTACCACCATGCTTGGCATTACCGGTCATCATGGTACAATTCTCAGGTAGCACTTGGGCATTGATATCT
This region of Cicer arietinum cultivar CDC Frontier isolate Library 1 chromosome 8, Cicar.CDCFrontier_v2.0, whole genome shotgun sequence genomic DNA includes:
- the LOC113788058 gene encoding uncharacterized protein, whose amino-acid sequence is MQSFLAWDRKSPENYLPHPDHDFISPVVNTDKHVVVVMDGMTEFTTEPLQWALDNVVTADCTVTLLGVMPWLNIPLFLKTRNDFWTVEMEDAPLVREKNECRKRQAVIDLCRKYGVVPQKKIVMGYPLRLLVVEQIVTLSPTWVIFDRSHRKNKEFYTKKIPCNILMMNEEGRIDMIKSKWMSQNDQSISKEFSLSSAPTPQLSVSEESREAVK